One segment of Paraburkholderia caribensis DNA contains the following:
- a CDS encoding DUF4148 domain-containing protein — MKTSITIAMLTGVLLMPAISYAKIDSNAATTRAEVKAQIVQAGEDGTLHQSKVHYPDYDANASTAAPQSASDYGTIPLNFSQSGSPAKGMSDSKLFEHH; from the coding sequence ATGAAAACCTCAATCACCATCGCGATGCTGACCGGCGTGCTGTTAATGCCCGCAATCTCGTATGCGAAAATCGATTCGAATGCAGCTACAACCCGCGCCGAAGTGAAGGCGCAAATTGTGCAAGCCGGGGAAGACGGCACGCTGCATCAATCGAAGGTGCACTATCCCGACTACGACGCGAACGCGTCCACCGCTGCGCCCCAATCAGCAAGCGACTACGGAACGATACCGTTGAATTTTTCGCAGTCGGGATCGCCGGCGAAAGGCATGAGCGATAGCAAGCTGTTCGAACACCACTGA